A genomic region of Antennarius striatus isolate MH-2024 chromosome 4, ASM4005453v1, whole genome shotgun sequence contains the following coding sequences:
- the zgc:77752 gene encoding protein tyrosine phosphatase domain-containing protein 1 isoform X2, which yields MGFTTPSYNITRMMSTFTSHIPVPRPSYTQARENLVKAIPPKLLCLLACGGKDCRYEGPECWKSNQQVIRGLFSSWVTDDIIAMARPSNNLIEKYSIIEQFQRLNIRSIINMQLPGEHAHCGPPLDPESGFTYSPQIFMENDIYFYNFGMPDFGVSSLVGIIDGVKVLAFAVREGRVAVHCHAGLGRTGVLIACYLIYILRISPSEAVHYVRIKRPRSIQTRAQISQVFDFARLLGTQLVQYPDLSLRHGAPFTLQHYLNRQALLLHGQEARILRDTPKVVYLLCVRLSCLALGLPAPPEVHAELEKRSALKTLSRTVRETLVSKQYLPLLREGYKGSWVDSESVSSWDDQLGLRERGREILLEKRSYSDSDLSKITLQEDLELSPYYTSAIGTGRQWCAKDLTRTDLRSVSPSLIAVSPGYQSRKKLSHTLNIPISNVRTSNICTKRARNTAKKTFLKCSSNTELCRNPCNPGLTSVARAVARAMADQGPPGETILQRSILLQEELNMSDCGWALLVTELDPHVLSCLLWTWLDKLREPVISADDIVKLSCGANNRKPLNVLKKPQRDTIYCLLSCVSTVTSLCPHREEAVLQRLMRTLTRRSREELGSLTNLMKVLQASLRETFHHSRYLTRTCSTNAAL from the exons ATGGGATTTACAACTCCATCCTACAACATAACAAG GATGATGTCAACTTTCACCTCACACATACCGGTACCACGACCCTCTTACACCCAAGCCAGGGAGAACCTGGTAAAGGCAATCCCACCCAAACTCCTCTGTCTGCTGGCCTGTGGAGGAAAAGATTGTCGCTATGAAGGACCAGAATGCTGGAAATCAAACCAACAGGTGATTCGAGGCCTTTTTTCCTCCTG GGTCACAGATGACATAATTGCCATGGCACGGCCGTCCAATAATCTAATTGAGAAATACAGCATCATTGAACAGTTTCAAAG GTTGAACATCCGATCAATTATCAATATGCAGCTTCCAGGAGAGCATGCTCACTGTGGTCCACCTCTAGACCCAGAAAGCGGTTTCACCTACTCTCCACAGATCTTCATGGAGAATGACA TTTACTTTTACAACTTCGGGATGCCAGATTTTGGTGTGTCCTCGTTGGTTGGTATTATTGATGGGGTGAAAGTCTTGGCATTTGCAGTAAGAGAAGGAAGAGTGGCTGTGCATTGCCATGCAGGCCTGGGCAGGACAG GTGTCCTGATAGCTTGTTACTTGATCTACATTTTGCGCATCAGCCCAAGTGAGGCTGTTCACTATGTTCGGATTAAACGACCTCGTTCTATCCAAACCCGGGCACAGATCAGCCAGGTGTTTGACTTTGCTCGATTACTTGGTACACAGCTGGTCCAATACCCAGACCTCAGCCTGAGACATGGAGCCCCTTTCACCCTACAGCACTACCTAAATCGACAGGCATTACTGCTACATGGCCAGGAGGCACGTATCCTCAGAGATACACCAAAG GTGGTGTACCTCttgtgtgtgcgtctgtccTGCCTAGCTCTGGGTCTCCCTGCTCCTCCAGAGGTCCATGCCGAGCTAGAGAAGAGGTCTGCCCTGAAAACCTTGAGCAGGACTGTGAGGGAGACCTTGGTATCCAAACAGTATCTCCCTTTATTGAGGGAGGGTTATAAGGGCTCGTGGGTGGACTCAGAGTCAGTATCTTCCTGGGATGACCAGCTGGGACTccgagagagagggagagagatactACTGGAAAAACGCAGCTACAGCGACTCTGATCTTAGCAAGATTACACTACAAGAG GATTTGGAGTTGAGTCCATACTATACATCAGCAATTGGAACTGGAAGGCAATGGTGTGCGAAGGATCTCACACGAACTGATCTGAGATCAGTTAGTCCAAGTCTTATTGCAGTTTCACCAGGTTATCAAAGCAGGAAAAAGTTGTCACATACACTCAATATTCCAATATCCAATGTAAGAACAAGCAACATCTGTACTAAAAGAGCTAGGAACACAGCCAAAAAGACATTTCTCAAATGCAGCTCAAACACTGAG TTGTGCAGAAATCCATGTAATCCAGGCCTGACCTCAGTTGCCCGTGCTGTTGCCAGGGCAATGGCAGACCAAGGTCCTCCAGGAGAGACCATTCTGCAAAGATCTATTCTgctgcag GAGGAACTGAACATGAGTGACTGTGGTTGGGCTCTACTGGTTACTGAATTAGATCCTCATGTTCTCAGTTGCCTACTATGGACGTGGCTGGACAAGTTAAGG GAGCCTGTTATAAGTGCAGACGATATAGTCAAGTTGAGTTGTGGAGCAAACAATAGAAAGCCTCTCAATGTCCTCAAGAAG CCACAGAGGGACACCATCTATTGTCTTCTGAGCTGTGTGAGTACGGTCACCAGCTTGTGTCCACACAGAGAGGAGGCAGTGCTACAACGACTGATGCGGACACTTACGAGG CGCTCCCGAGAGGAATTGGGGAGTCTGACAAATTTGATGAAGGTCTTGCAGGCCAGCTTGAGAGAAACCTTCCACCACTCCAGATACCTCACCAGGACTTGCAGCACCAATGCTGCACTCTGA
- the zgc:77752 gene encoding protein tyrosine phosphatase domain-containing protein 1 isoform X1: MGFTTPSYNITRMMSTFTSHIPVPRPSYTQARENLVKAIPPKLLCLLACGGKDCRYEGPECWKSNQQVIRGLFSSWVTDDIIAMARPSNNLIEKYSIIEQFQRSSVLNIRSIINMQLPGEHAHCGPPLDPESGFTYSPQIFMENDIYFYNFGMPDFGVSSLVGIIDGVKVLAFAVREGRVAVHCHAGLGRTGVLIACYLIYILRISPSEAVHYVRIKRPRSIQTRAQISQVFDFARLLGTQLVQYPDLSLRHGAPFTLQHYLNRQALLLHGQEARILRDTPKVVYLLCVRLSCLALGLPAPPEVHAELEKRSALKTLSRTVRETLVSKQYLPLLREGYKGSWVDSESVSSWDDQLGLRERGREILLEKRSYSDSDLSKITLQEDLELSPYYTSAIGTGRQWCAKDLTRTDLRSVSPSLIAVSPGYQSRKKLSHTLNIPISNVRTSNICTKRARNTAKKTFLKCSSNTELCRNPCNPGLTSVARAVARAMADQGPPGETILQRSILLQEELNMSDCGWALLVTELDPHVLSCLLWTWLDKLREPVISADDIVKLSCGANNRKPLNVLKKPQRDTIYCLLSCVSTVTSLCPHREEAVLQRLMRTLTRRSREELGSLTNLMKVLQASLRETFHHSRYLTRTCSTNAAL, translated from the exons ATGGGATTTACAACTCCATCCTACAACATAACAAG GATGATGTCAACTTTCACCTCACACATACCGGTACCACGACCCTCTTACACCCAAGCCAGGGAGAACCTGGTAAAGGCAATCCCACCCAAACTCCTCTGTCTGCTGGCCTGTGGAGGAAAAGATTGTCGCTATGAAGGACCAGAATGCTGGAAATCAAACCAACAGGTGATTCGAGGCCTTTTTTCCTCCTG GGTCACAGATGACATAATTGCCATGGCACGGCCGTCCAATAATCTAATTGAGAAATACAGCATCATTGAACAGTTTCAAAGGTCATCAGT GTTGAACATCCGATCAATTATCAATATGCAGCTTCCAGGAGAGCATGCTCACTGTGGTCCACCTCTAGACCCAGAAAGCGGTTTCACCTACTCTCCACAGATCTTCATGGAGAATGACA TTTACTTTTACAACTTCGGGATGCCAGATTTTGGTGTGTCCTCGTTGGTTGGTATTATTGATGGGGTGAAAGTCTTGGCATTTGCAGTAAGAGAAGGAAGAGTGGCTGTGCATTGCCATGCAGGCCTGGGCAGGACAG GTGTCCTGATAGCTTGTTACTTGATCTACATTTTGCGCATCAGCCCAAGTGAGGCTGTTCACTATGTTCGGATTAAACGACCTCGTTCTATCCAAACCCGGGCACAGATCAGCCAGGTGTTTGACTTTGCTCGATTACTTGGTACACAGCTGGTCCAATACCCAGACCTCAGCCTGAGACATGGAGCCCCTTTCACCCTACAGCACTACCTAAATCGACAGGCATTACTGCTACATGGCCAGGAGGCACGTATCCTCAGAGATACACCAAAG GTGGTGTACCTCttgtgtgtgcgtctgtccTGCCTAGCTCTGGGTCTCCCTGCTCCTCCAGAGGTCCATGCCGAGCTAGAGAAGAGGTCTGCCCTGAAAACCTTGAGCAGGACTGTGAGGGAGACCTTGGTATCCAAACAGTATCTCCCTTTATTGAGGGAGGGTTATAAGGGCTCGTGGGTGGACTCAGAGTCAGTATCTTCCTGGGATGACCAGCTGGGACTccgagagagagggagagagatactACTGGAAAAACGCAGCTACAGCGACTCTGATCTTAGCAAGATTACACTACAAGAG GATTTGGAGTTGAGTCCATACTATACATCAGCAATTGGAACTGGAAGGCAATGGTGTGCGAAGGATCTCACACGAACTGATCTGAGATCAGTTAGTCCAAGTCTTATTGCAGTTTCACCAGGTTATCAAAGCAGGAAAAAGTTGTCACATACACTCAATATTCCAATATCCAATGTAAGAACAAGCAACATCTGTACTAAAAGAGCTAGGAACACAGCCAAAAAGACATTTCTCAAATGCAGCTCAAACACTGAG TTGTGCAGAAATCCATGTAATCCAGGCCTGACCTCAGTTGCCCGTGCTGTTGCCAGGGCAATGGCAGACCAAGGTCCTCCAGGAGAGACCATTCTGCAAAGATCTATTCTgctgcag GAGGAACTGAACATGAGTGACTGTGGTTGGGCTCTACTGGTTACTGAATTAGATCCTCATGTTCTCAGTTGCCTACTATGGACGTGGCTGGACAAGTTAAGG GAGCCTGTTATAAGTGCAGACGATATAGTCAAGTTGAGTTGTGGAGCAAACAATAGAAAGCCTCTCAATGTCCTCAAGAAG CCACAGAGGGACACCATCTATTGTCTTCTGAGCTGTGTGAGTACGGTCACCAGCTTGTGTCCACACAGAGAGGAGGCAGTGCTACAACGACTGATGCGGACACTTACGAGG CGCTCCCGAGAGGAATTGGGGAGTCTGACAAATTTGATGAAGGTCTTGCAGGCCAGCTTGAGAGAAACCTTCCACCACTCCAGATACCTCACCAGGACTTGCAGCACCAATGCTGCACTCTGA
- the zgc:77752 gene encoding protein tyrosine phosphatase domain-containing protein 1 isoform X3, with amino-acid sequence MKDQNAGNQTNRVTDDIIAMARPSNNLIEKYSIIEQFQRSSVLNIRSIINMQLPGEHAHCGPPLDPESGFTYSPQIFMENDIYFYNFGMPDFGVSSLVGIIDGVKVLAFAVREGRVAVHCHAGLGRTGVLIACYLIYILRISPSEAVHYVRIKRPRSIQTRAQISQVFDFARLLGTQLVQYPDLSLRHGAPFTLQHYLNRQALLLHGQEARILRDTPKVVYLLCVRLSCLALGLPAPPEVHAELEKRSALKTLSRTVRETLVSKQYLPLLREGYKGSWVDSESVSSWDDQLGLRERGREILLEKRSYSDSDLSKITLQEDLELSPYYTSAIGTGRQWCAKDLTRTDLRSVSPSLIAVSPGYQSRKKLSHTLNIPISNVRTSNICTKRARNTAKKTFLKCSSNTELCRNPCNPGLTSVARAVARAMADQGPPGETILQRSILLQEELNMSDCGWALLVTELDPHVLSCLLWTWLDKLREPVISADDIVKLSCGANNRKPLNVLKKPQRDTIYCLLSCVSTVTSLCPHREEAVLQRLMRTLTRRSREELGSLTNLMKVLQASLRETFHHSRYLTRTCSTNAAL; translated from the exons ATGAAGGACCAGAATGCTGGAAATCAAACCAACAG GGTCACAGATGACATAATTGCCATGGCACGGCCGTCCAATAATCTAATTGAGAAATACAGCATCATTGAACAGTTTCAAAGGTCATCAGT GTTGAACATCCGATCAATTATCAATATGCAGCTTCCAGGAGAGCATGCTCACTGTGGTCCACCTCTAGACCCAGAAAGCGGTTTCACCTACTCTCCACAGATCTTCATGGAGAATGACA TTTACTTTTACAACTTCGGGATGCCAGATTTTGGTGTGTCCTCGTTGGTTGGTATTATTGATGGGGTGAAAGTCTTGGCATTTGCAGTAAGAGAAGGAAGAGTGGCTGTGCATTGCCATGCAGGCCTGGGCAGGACAG GTGTCCTGATAGCTTGTTACTTGATCTACATTTTGCGCATCAGCCCAAGTGAGGCTGTTCACTATGTTCGGATTAAACGACCTCGTTCTATCCAAACCCGGGCACAGATCAGCCAGGTGTTTGACTTTGCTCGATTACTTGGTACACAGCTGGTCCAATACCCAGACCTCAGCCTGAGACATGGAGCCCCTTTCACCCTACAGCACTACCTAAATCGACAGGCATTACTGCTACATGGCCAGGAGGCACGTATCCTCAGAGATACACCAAAG GTGGTGTACCTCttgtgtgtgcgtctgtccTGCCTAGCTCTGGGTCTCCCTGCTCCTCCAGAGGTCCATGCCGAGCTAGAGAAGAGGTCTGCCCTGAAAACCTTGAGCAGGACTGTGAGGGAGACCTTGGTATCCAAACAGTATCTCCCTTTATTGAGGGAGGGTTATAAGGGCTCGTGGGTGGACTCAGAGTCAGTATCTTCCTGGGATGACCAGCTGGGACTccgagagagagggagagagatactACTGGAAAAACGCAGCTACAGCGACTCTGATCTTAGCAAGATTACACTACAAGAG GATTTGGAGTTGAGTCCATACTATACATCAGCAATTGGAACTGGAAGGCAATGGTGTGCGAAGGATCTCACACGAACTGATCTGAGATCAGTTAGTCCAAGTCTTATTGCAGTTTCACCAGGTTATCAAAGCAGGAAAAAGTTGTCACATACACTCAATATTCCAATATCCAATGTAAGAACAAGCAACATCTGTACTAAAAGAGCTAGGAACACAGCCAAAAAGACATTTCTCAAATGCAGCTCAAACACTGAG TTGTGCAGAAATCCATGTAATCCAGGCCTGACCTCAGTTGCCCGTGCTGTTGCCAGGGCAATGGCAGACCAAGGTCCTCCAGGAGAGACCATTCTGCAAAGATCTATTCTgctgcag GAGGAACTGAACATGAGTGACTGTGGTTGGGCTCTACTGGTTACTGAATTAGATCCTCATGTTCTCAGTTGCCTACTATGGACGTGGCTGGACAAGTTAAGG GAGCCTGTTATAAGTGCAGACGATATAGTCAAGTTGAGTTGTGGAGCAAACAATAGAAAGCCTCTCAATGTCCTCAAGAAG CCACAGAGGGACACCATCTATTGTCTTCTGAGCTGTGTGAGTACGGTCACCAGCTTGTGTCCACACAGAGAGGAGGCAGTGCTACAACGACTGATGCGGACACTTACGAGG CGCTCCCGAGAGGAATTGGGGAGTCTGACAAATTTGATGAAGGTCTTGCAGGCCAGCTTGAGAGAAACCTTCCACCACTCCAGATACCTCACCAGGACTTGCAGCACCAATGCTGCACTCTGA
- the zgc:77752 gene encoding protein tyrosine phosphatase domain-containing protein 1 isoform X4 — MKDQNAGNQTNRVTDDIIAMARPSNNLIEKYSIIEQFQRLNIRSIINMQLPGEHAHCGPPLDPESGFTYSPQIFMENDIYFYNFGMPDFGVSSLVGIIDGVKVLAFAVREGRVAVHCHAGLGRTGVLIACYLIYILRISPSEAVHYVRIKRPRSIQTRAQISQVFDFARLLGTQLVQYPDLSLRHGAPFTLQHYLNRQALLLHGQEARILRDTPKVVYLLCVRLSCLALGLPAPPEVHAELEKRSALKTLSRTVRETLVSKQYLPLLREGYKGSWVDSESVSSWDDQLGLRERGREILLEKRSYSDSDLSKITLQEDLELSPYYTSAIGTGRQWCAKDLTRTDLRSVSPSLIAVSPGYQSRKKLSHTLNIPISNVRTSNICTKRARNTAKKTFLKCSSNTELCRNPCNPGLTSVARAVARAMADQGPPGETILQRSILLQEELNMSDCGWALLVTELDPHVLSCLLWTWLDKLREPVISADDIVKLSCGANNRKPLNVLKKPQRDTIYCLLSCVSTVTSLCPHREEAVLQRLMRTLTRRSREELGSLTNLMKVLQASLRETFHHSRYLTRTCSTNAAL, encoded by the exons ATGAAGGACCAGAATGCTGGAAATCAAACCAACAG GGTCACAGATGACATAATTGCCATGGCACGGCCGTCCAATAATCTAATTGAGAAATACAGCATCATTGAACAGTTTCAAAG GTTGAACATCCGATCAATTATCAATATGCAGCTTCCAGGAGAGCATGCTCACTGTGGTCCACCTCTAGACCCAGAAAGCGGTTTCACCTACTCTCCACAGATCTTCATGGAGAATGACA TTTACTTTTACAACTTCGGGATGCCAGATTTTGGTGTGTCCTCGTTGGTTGGTATTATTGATGGGGTGAAAGTCTTGGCATTTGCAGTAAGAGAAGGAAGAGTGGCTGTGCATTGCCATGCAGGCCTGGGCAGGACAG GTGTCCTGATAGCTTGTTACTTGATCTACATTTTGCGCATCAGCCCAAGTGAGGCTGTTCACTATGTTCGGATTAAACGACCTCGTTCTATCCAAACCCGGGCACAGATCAGCCAGGTGTTTGACTTTGCTCGATTACTTGGTACACAGCTGGTCCAATACCCAGACCTCAGCCTGAGACATGGAGCCCCTTTCACCCTACAGCACTACCTAAATCGACAGGCATTACTGCTACATGGCCAGGAGGCACGTATCCTCAGAGATACACCAAAG GTGGTGTACCTCttgtgtgtgcgtctgtccTGCCTAGCTCTGGGTCTCCCTGCTCCTCCAGAGGTCCATGCCGAGCTAGAGAAGAGGTCTGCCCTGAAAACCTTGAGCAGGACTGTGAGGGAGACCTTGGTATCCAAACAGTATCTCCCTTTATTGAGGGAGGGTTATAAGGGCTCGTGGGTGGACTCAGAGTCAGTATCTTCCTGGGATGACCAGCTGGGACTccgagagagagggagagagatactACTGGAAAAACGCAGCTACAGCGACTCTGATCTTAGCAAGATTACACTACAAGAG GATTTGGAGTTGAGTCCATACTATACATCAGCAATTGGAACTGGAAGGCAATGGTGTGCGAAGGATCTCACACGAACTGATCTGAGATCAGTTAGTCCAAGTCTTATTGCAGTTTCACCAGGTTATCAAAGCAGGAAAAAGTTGTCACATACACTCAATATTCCAATATCCAATGTAAGAACAAGCAACATCTGTACTAAAAGAGCTAGGAACACAGCCAAAAAGACATTTCTCAAATGCAGCTCAAACACTGAG TTGTGCAGAAATCCATGTAATCCAGGCCTGACCTCAGTTGCCCGTGCTGTTGCCAGGGCAATGGCAGACCAAGGTCCTCCAGGAGAGACCATTCTGCAAAGATCTATTCTgctgcag GAGGAACTGAACATGAGTGACTGTGGTTGGGCTCTACTGGTTACTGAATTAGATCCTCATGTTCTCAGTTGCCTACTATGGACGTGGCTGGACAAGTTAAGG GAGCCTGTTATAAGTGCAGACGATATAGTCAAGTTGAGTTGTGGAGCAAACAATAGAAAGCCTCTCAATGTCCTCAAGAAG CCACAGAGGGACACCATCTATTGTCTTCTGAGCTGTGTGAGTACGGTCACCAGCTTGTGTCCACACAGAGAGGAGGCAGTGCTACAACGACTGATGCGGACACTTACGAGG CGCTCCCGAGAGGAATTGGGGAGTCTGACAAATTTGATGAAGGTCTTGCAGGCCAGCTTGAGAGAAACCTTCCACCACTCCAGATACCTCACCAGGACTTGCAGCACCAATGCTGCACTCTGA
- the cimap1b gene encoding ciliary microtubule associated protein 1B — MSSTDPWVGTWRPHKPRGPIAAMYSSPGPKYALPVLIGISKHDPTKYKAPLFSFGTRHNQASSDCSPGPRYLIPSNITRAGQDGTPAFSLHSRPKEPGLFKAPGPGDYSPERSVKWTFHSAPAFSLSGRSKECGNSQTPGPAAYTLPTVLGYKTVITPAAPTYSLSGRSKTGSFHEDLKKTPGPAAYKVVDPCIYRQKPPQFSMAGRNFIPDGTIKKPGPGAHHAEQVTITRAKAPRFSFGVRHSQYVSPLIVDVNE, encoded by the exons ATGTCAAGCACTGACCCTTGGGTTGGTACATGGAGGCCCCACAAGCCAAGAGGGCCAATAGCTGCCATGTATAGTAGCCCAGGACCCAAGTATGCACTGCCTGTACTCATAG GCATTTCTAAACATGATCCTACTAAATACAAAGCACCACTGTTCAGCTTTGGGACACGCCATAACCAGGCAAGTTCTGATTGTTCCCCTGGACCGAGATACCTCATCCCCTCCAACATCACCAGAGCAGGACAGGATGGAACTCCTGCGTTTTCACTACACAGTCGTCCAAAGGAACCAGGGCTTTTCAAGGCCCCGGGACCTG GAGACTACTCTCCAGAGCGTTCAGTAAAGTGGACCTTCCACTCTGCTCCTGCTTTTTCTCTATCTGGGAGGAGTAAAGAATGCGGAAATAGCCAAACACCAG GTCCAGCTGCCTACACGCTGCCCACTGTGCTGGGATACAAAACTGTGATCACTCCTGCAGCTCCAACCTACTCTCTCTCTGGCCGCAGCAAAACTGGAAGCTTCCACGAAGACCTGAAGAAA ACCCCTGGCCCCGCTGCCTACAAGGTTGTGGACCCTTGTATTTATAGGCAAAAACCTCCCCAATTCAGCATGGCAGGTCGCAACTTTATACCTGATGGAACAATTAAGAAACCTGGACCAGGTGCACACCATGCTGAACAG GTGACCATCACAAGAGCAAAAGCTCCAAGGTTCTCCTTTGGAGTGCGACACTCACAATATGTTTCACCACTCATTGTagatgtgaatgaataa
- the rabl2 gene encoding RAB, member of RAS oncogene family-like 2 isoform X1, translating to MAGDISSIPELDQKKYESDEQVKIICLGDSAVGKSKLMERFLMDEYRPQQLSTYALTLYKHTATVGNKTVVVDFWDTAGQERFQSMHPSYYHKAHACIMVFDVQRKITYKNLTVWFKELREYRPEIPCCVVANKIDADLKVTQRSFNFGKKQGLPFYFVSAADGTNVVKMFREMIKRAVDYKQNPSDFMDEVMQELENFDLEKKEDNSEADEDGLEAESPELV from the exons ATGGCGGGGGACATTAGTAGCATCCCTGAACTGGACCAAAAAAAGTACGAATCAGACGAACAAGTGAAGATCATCTGCCTGGGAGACAGCGCAGTCGGTAAATCCAA GCTGATGGAGAGGTTTCTAATGGACGAATA TCGCCCCCAGCAGCTGTCAACATACGCATTGACCctctacaaacacacagcaactGTAGGAAACAAGACTGTTGTGGTCG ATTTCTGGGACACTGCTGGTCAAGAAAGATTTCAGAGCATGCATCCCTCCTACTACCATAAAGCGCATGCATGCATCATG gTTTTTGATGTCCAAAGGAAGATCACGTATAAAAATCTAACTGTTTGGTTTAAGGAGCTGAGAGAGTACAGACCGGAGATACCCTGTTGTGTAGTTGCCAACAAAATTGATG CTgatttaaaggtaacacagagaAGCTTTAACTTTGGAAAGAAGCAAGGACtccctttttattttgtgtcagcTGCTGATGGAACTAATGTAGTTAAG ATGTTCAGAGAGATGATCAAGAGAGCAGTGGACTACAAGCAAAACCCCAGTGACTTCatggatgaagtgatgcaagAATTAGAG AATTTTGACctggagaagaaagaagataaTTCAGAAGCAGATGAGGATGGATTGGAAGCAGAGAGTCCCGAGTTGGTCTGA
- the rabl2 gene encoding RAB, member of RAS oncogene family-like 2 isoform X2, which yields MERFLMDEYRPQQLSTYALTLYKHTATVGNKTVVVDFWDTAGQERFQSMHPSYYHKAHACIMVFDVQRKITYKNLTVWFKELREYRPEIPCCVVANKIDADLKVTQRSFNFGKKQGLPFYFVSAADGTNVVKMFREMIKRAVDYKQNPSDFMDEVMQELENFDLEKKEDNSEADEDGLEAESPELV from the exons ATGGAGAGGTTTCTAATGGACGAATA TCGCCCCCAGCAGCTGTCAACATACGCATTGACCctctacaaacacacagcaactGTAGGAAACAAGACTGTTGTGGTCG ATTTCTGGGACACTGCTGGTCAAGAAAGATTTCAGAGCATGCATCCCTCCTACTACCATAAAGCGCATGCATGCATCATG gTTTTTGATGTCCAAAGGAAGATCACGTATAAAAATCTAACTGTTTGGTTTAAGGAGCTGAGAGAGTACAGACCGGAGATACCCTGTTGTGTAGTTGCCAACAAAATTGATG CTgatttaaaggtaacacagagaAGCTTTAACTTTGGAAAGAAGCAAGGACtccctttttattttgtgtcagcTGCTGATGGAACTAATGTAGTTAAG ATGTTCAGAGAGATGATCAAGAGAGCAGTGGACTACAAGCAAAACCCCAGTGACTTCatggatgaagtgatgcaagAATTAGAG AATTTTGACctggagaagaaagaagataaTTCAGAAGCAGATGAGGATGGATTGGAAGCAGAGAGTCCCGAGTTGGTCTGA